A single genomic interval of Halococcus saccharolyticus DSM 5350 harbors:
- the gvpL gene encoding gas vesicle protein GvpL — protein sequence MSESANEFETGRYLYCVVTVDDETTTGEELARTGVDDEPVYLVVEDDLGAVVHACDALYDAADPDVVRKWLLDHQATIDAAGERFGTPLPFQFDTILTGDDDRVREWLTEESATLTPHLDALADHWEYRVEVSRDDAVLDEDLTADDDRLAELADRIESAGEGTAHLLETQYEQRLDELRHERQAERTRELAERLEPHASEVRELSPERSTTLDDDTNDDDAGGATTQARASVLAHESDEEVIGDVLDEVAAESGVEVRFTGPWPPYTFAPTFDE from the coding sequence ATGAGTGAGTCGGCGAACGAGTTCGAGACCGGACGGTATCTCTACTGTGTCGTGACCGTCGACGACGAGACGACTACCGGCGAGGAACTCGCACGGACGGGTGTCGACGACGAACCAGTGTATCTCGTCGTCGAGGACGATCTCGGTGCGGTGGTCCACGCCTGCGACGCACTCTACGACGCTGCCGACCCCGACGTGGTCCGAAAGTGGCTCCTCGATCACCAGGCAACGATCGATGCGGCGGGCGAGCGCTTCGGGACGCCGTTGCCGTTCCAGTTCGACACTATACTGACCGGCGACGACGACCGCGTGCGCGAGTGGCTCACCGAGGAATCGGCAACGCTCACGCCCCATCTCGATGCGCTCGCGGACCACTGGGAGTACCGAGTCGAAGTCAGTCGAGACGACGCGGTTCTCGACGAGGACCTCACGGCCGACGACGATCGTCTCGCAGAGCTCGCCGATCGGATCGAGTCGGCGGGCGAGGGGACTGCCCATCTCCTCGAAACTCAGTACGAACAGCGCCTCGACGAACTCCGTCACGAGCGCCAGGCCGAGCGAACGCGGGAACTGGCCGAACGACTCGAACCGCACGCCAGCGAGGTTCGAGAACTCTCACCCGAGCGTTCGACGACGCTCGACGACGATACGAACGATGACGATGCTGGGGGGGCGACTACCCAGGCACGTGCCTCGGTGCTGGCTCACGAGTCAGACGAGGAGGTGATCGGTGACGTGCTCGACGAGGTGGCGGCCGAGTCAGGTGTCGAGGTGCGCTTCACTGGGCCGTGGCCACCGTACACGTTCGCCCCGACGTTCGACGAATGA
- a CDS encoding gas vesicle protein K gives MTKIDLDGDDAADGLMTLVLAVIEILVDALEREAIRRMESGELTDEEVERLGTQLAAVEEEIDRLEAEAEVSEPVDDLRGELDELVTDLVHRAHESDRAEQGVIRDE, from the coding sequence ATGACGAAGATTGATCTCGACGGCGACGACGCCGCCGACGGGCTGATGACGCTGGTGCTCGCTGTCATCGAGATCCTCGTCGACGCGCTCGAACGCGAAGCGATCCGCCGGATGGAGTCTGGCGAGCTGACCGACGAGGAGGTCGAACGCCTCGGCACACAGCTCGCGGCGGTCGAAGAAGAGATCGACCGACTCGAAGCCGAGGCGGAGGTATCCGAACCGGTCGACGACCTCCGCGGCGAACTCGACGAGCTCGTCACCGATCTCGTCCATCGGGCGCACGAGTCCGACCGGGCCGAGCAGGGCGTGATTCGGGATGAGTGA
- the gvpJ gene encoding gas vesicle protein GvpJ, whose translation MSERGGPTRRSDSLADVVEMLLDKGVVINADIAVSVGDTELLGVQLRAALASFETAAEYGLEFPDGTDMRRVEAASDRTPVEELDDERDEPVINESGSWLSEPPITSDESESDDHAKPPSQPGVGARPRVGERSDVETDENEDGDDGDDEPDETGEGSDDED comes from the coding sequence ATGAGTGAGCGTGGCGGTCCGACACGGCGAAGCGACAGTCTCGCGGACGTCGTCGAGATGTTGCTCGACAAGGGCGTCGTGATCAACGCCGACATCGCGGTTTCGGTCGGTGATACCGAACTCCTCGGCGTCCAGCTCCGAGCGGCACTCGCCTCCTTCGAGACCGCCGCGGAATATGGACTAGAGTTCCCCGACGGAACGGACATGCGCCGGGTCGAGGCGGCCTCGGACCGGACGCCGGTCGAGGAACTCGACGACGAGCGTGACGAGCCGGTAATCAACGAGAGCGGGTCGTGGCTCTCCGAACCGCCGATCACGAGCGACGAGAGCGAATCCGACGACCACGCGAAGCCACCCTCACAGCCCGGCGTCGGTGCGAGACCGCGGGTCGGCGAACGCTCCGATGTCGAGACCGACGAGAACGAGGACGGCGACGATGGCGATGACGAACCGGACGAAACCGGCGAGGGCAGCGATGACGAAGATTGA